caaaaaatatatttttttgaaatgtgtaactttcacacattaagtccaatacagcaaatgaaagaaacatcttgttaatctacccatcgtgtccgatttaaaaaaaactatatataataattttaaaaaatgctttacagcaaaaacacaacatatgattatgttagatcaccgccaagtccaaaaaacacagccattttcccagccaaagataggagtcacaaaaaacaGAGATagagattaaattaatcactgacctttgatgatcttcatcagatgacactcataggacatcctgttacacaatacatgtatgttttgttcgataatgtgcatatttatatcccaaaatcCTTTTACATTTGCgtcatgttcagaaatgcctccaaaatattgcagagagccacatcaaataacagaaatactcatcataaactttgatgaaagatacatgttttacatagaataaaagatacacttgttcttaatgcaaccgctgtgtcagatttcaaaaaaactttacggaaaaagcaaaccatgctataatCAGAGACGGCGCTCAGATAGAAACaacatttctccgccatgttggagtcaacagaaatacgaaattacattataaatattcccttacctttgatgatcttcatcagaatgcactcccgggaatcctagttccacaataaattgttgttttgttcgataatgtccattattttatgtccaagtagctacttttgttagcacgtttAGTACACATATCCAAACACTCGTGCAGGTCCAGGCGAAagtcggacgaaaacttcaaaaagttatattacaggtcgaataaACTTGTCAGACTAAgtgtagaatcaatctttaggatgttgttatcataaatattcaataacgttccaaccggagaattcctttgtgtctatAGAAGTAATGGAACTGCAAGTTGATATCATGTGGAATGCGCCTGACCTGGCTCtgtgccagaccactgactcattcGCCTCTCATCCGGCCCCACATCAGAGTAGAAGCTTCATTCAAGGTCCtatagactgttgacatctagtggaagctgtaggaagtgCAAACAGATCCATATCCCACTGGGATTTCAATAGGCGATGAGTTGAACCTCAGATATCGACCAACCTCCgatatcccacttcctggttggatttctctCAGGtattcgcctgccatatgagttctcttatactcacagacatcattcaaacagttttagaaacttcagagtattttctatcaaatagtaataataatatgcatatattcacatctgggacagagtaggaggcaattcactctgggcacgctattcatccaaagtgaaaatgctgccccctatccctaaaaaGTTAAGTTGCTCTGTATAAGAGTGTGTACTAAATAACAATTGTAAACTGTAAAACTGATAATGTGGTTCTATACTtagcctcttctcctcccttctcttccagGACATCCCCACCTGGCCCCATTTAGTGTTTCCCCTTTCTACACGTGCTGACCAACCATGAGTATTATCCAAGATAAGCTAGGCAACGAGTTTCTGCGAGGCAATGGGGGCATGGACCCAAACTTTGCCCCCGGCATGCTCATGTTCAGCCACCTGCCGCCCGTCACCAGCTTCACCCGCCTGGCCTCGCAGTCGGTCATGGGGGGCGACCTGCCACAAGAGATGATCCTGAAGAAGGAGCGCGACTCGCCACCCAACGCCCACGGCTTCCTCCACGGCATGGGCATCAAGCAAGAGCGGATGAGCGAGCTGGACTACCGCATGCCCCTTTATAGCGGAGCTggcgggggaggaggagggctgggtGGCAGCTGTGGCGGAGGGGGCGTGGGGAAGGGCAACGAGATGCTGGAGATGCAGTTTGGTGGAGGCCACCACCACAACCATCAGAACATGCTTCTGCACGACCTCAGCCTCGGCAATGTCCGAATGGGAGAGCCGGTGAGGGACCCATGTTTATTTGTAGCGTTGTAGTTTTAGTGGCTGAAAGGGGGCCTCACTCAATAGATATTTTCTGTAGAGTTATCATGTGTGCTTTGATATTTTTGTCTTTGgtactgtactctctctgtgaAGATCAACATGAGTTATCAGTATAGCACCTATCGCTCCTTTGAGGATattcacactgtgtgtgtgtaagcacgTATCTGTCTACATGGCCAACCTCCTCTGCTTTGTCCTCAGATGTCTGGAAGACCAGAGAAAGGGCCGAAAGAGACGTCGGGAAGAAGACGGAAGAGCAACAGTGATGGGGAGGGGAAAGCCAGAAGAAAACGTGGAGAACCCAAGGTAGAGCACATCTCTAGCATTTTCATTAATAAGCATTTTTAGAATCAAAGCTACCAAAAAGTCGCACAGCAGATCAGTTTTTCTGTGGTCATGTCATGTTAACAGCAGTTTGTCCCCTTAAACAACATGTTTACACTTTGACGCAAAGTTGTATTCGGGTTATACTGACCTTTCATTCTGTCCCGCGCCCCGCACAGGCCATGATGTTGGACGGCGAGGGGACCGGCCTCTCTCCCAACTCCAAACCGCACATCTGCGAGCACTGCAACGCTGCCTTCCGCAGCTCCTACCACCTCCGCAGACACGTGCTCATCCACACAGGTGAGAGGCTTTCAGTGCTTTCTGCATGGGAATTATTTTGGGGTGGCTGGAGTGTGCACTTTGTTTTAGGTCATTCTATTGATCCTAAAGTGAAATCCTCACCCACCCAAAGCACAGGGTGAGCTAAAACGAACACACCCAATATCACTGACGTGAGTAGCATGGATGACATTTGTTTGATGCTACAAATGTCCTGTAAATGTTGAGGTAATCTAAATGACAAACATTTCTTGCAGGTTTGACTCATTGTCGCCGCGGTGAGGAATGCTGTTTTATTCTGTTTCTTTCAAGCGAATGTTCAGCCAAATTACaaatgtctgtgtgtatatatacatttcTTTACCTTGAAAGTAGTCTATGGACAAGGAGAAAATGCGATCCACATTGGTTTCGGCAAAACAAGACACTGTTCCCGCAAAGTGTTTTATTGCTGATTCTGTCCAGAGATTGCTTTCAAGGTAAGGGAACAAATAAATGTGTTATTTGGCTGAACTATCCCCTTTAGGTTTTCACTCTGTAACTTACCCTAGCGTGTTTGCTTCATCTGCAGTGTTTATCCAAAAAGTTTAATTTAATGAACTGAGACTTGAATAAAGCCAACTTTTGCTTTCCCCCACTGATAGTCAATTAATGTGGAGAGTGGGTGATTGTATTTTTGATCGCACAGGTGAGAGGCCTTTCCGGTGCAGTCAGTGTAACATGAGCTTTATCCAGAAGTACCTGCTGCAGCGGCACGAAAAGATCCACAGTGGTGAGTCTTGACCTATGACAGCCAGCGCtgtggtcaattccatttcaatttagTCAATACAGGAAGTAAATGGAAATTCAAAGAGACATTTTGAATTTGAaattcagtttacttcctgactgGAAATGAACCCAACCCTCATGCCTGAATGCCATTtttttgtatgtatgtatagtaccagccaaaagtttggacacctactcattcaaggggttttctttatttttatatttcctacgttgtagaataatagtgaatacatcacaactatgacatatcacaaatggaatcatgtattaaccaaaaaagtgtttaaacaaatctaaatatattttatattcttcaaagtagccaccctttgccttgatgacagctttgcacactcttggcattctctcagcttcataaggaatgcttttccaactgtcttgaaggagttcccacatgctgagcacttgttggctgcttttccttcactctgcagtccatctcatcccaaaccatctcaattgggttgcgatcgggtgattgtggaggccagctcATCTGATGCAGGACTTCATCActatccttggtcaaatagcccttacacagcctggaggtgtgttttgggtcattatcctgttgataaacaaattatagtcccactaggcccaaaccagattggatggcgtatcactgcagaatgctgtggtagccatgctggttaagtgtccctttaattctaaataaatcactcacCGTGTCACcggcaaagcaccccacaccatcacaccaccttcatgcttcatggtgggaaccacacatgtgaaaatcttccgttcacctactctgcgtctcacaaagacacagtggttggaaccaaaaatctccaattgaactaatcagaccaaagaacagatttccaccgggcTAATGACCAttgcttggcccaagcaagtcttttcttcttattggtgtccttttaatagtggtttctttgcagaaattcgaccatgaaggcctgtctcctctgagcagttgatgttgagatatgtctgttattgaactctgtgaagcatttatttgggctgcaatctgaggctggtaactctaatgaacttatcatctgcagcagaggtaactctgggtctttctttcctgtggcggtcctcgagagccagtttcatcatagcgcatgatggtttttgctactgcacctgaagaaactttcaaagttcctgATATTTTCCGGATTATCTGATTTTCTTATCTTAAACTAATggactgtttctctttgcttgtttgagctgttcttgccatactacggtcttttaccaaataaggcaatcttctgtataccaaccctaccatgtcacaacacaactgattggctcaaacgcgttaagaaggaaagaaattccacaaatgaacttttaacaaggcacacctgttaattgaaatgcattcaaggtgacaacctcatgaagctggttgagcgaatgccaagagtgtgcaaagctgtaatcaaggcaaatggttggctactttgaagaatctcaaaatataaaatatattttgttttgtttaacacctttttgtttacaacataacatatatgaaattatttcatagttttgatgtcttcactattattctacaatgtagaaaatggtacaaatttaagaaaatcccttgaatgagtaggtgcatccaaacttgactggtagtgtgtgtgtgtgtatctacatacacacacacagtgcatttggaaagtattcagaccccttaacttttcccttattttatgttacagccttattctaagattgattaaatagtttttttccactcatcaatcgacacacaattatcccataatgacaaataatATTTAGCAACTGAAATCACATTTCcgttagtattcagaccctttacgccttactttggcagtgattacatctagtcttcttgggtatgacgctacaggcttggcacacttgtatttggagagtttctcctgtTCTTGTCTgccgatcctctcaagctctgtaagCTTGGTTGGGGAATgtcgcagcacagctattttcacgtctctccagaaatgttggATCAGTTTCAAGTCCAAACTCTGGCAGTGCCTCTCAGGGACATTGAgacttgcgttgtcttggctgtgtgcttacattcattgtccttttggaagctGAACCTTCGCCCCATTCTGAGCTCctggagcaggttatcatcaaagatctctctctgtactttgctcctttcatctttcccttaatcctgactagtctcccagtccctgcccttGTAAAAAAATCCCcaccgcatgatgctgccaccatcatgcttcaccttagggatggtgcctggtttcttCCAGGCgtgacacttggtattcaggccaaagagttcaatcttggtttcatcagaccagagaatcttgtttctcatggtcttgaGTCCTTTgggtgccctttggcaaactccaagcgggctgtgccttttactgaggagtggcttctgacaTGTTGGTTtcaaacttccatttaagaatgatggaggccactctgttcttggagaccttcaatgctgcagaaatgttttggtacccttccccagatctgtgcctcgacacaatcctgtctcggagctctacggacaattccttcgacctcatggcttggtttttgctctgacatgcactgtcaactgtgggacttttttatatagacaggtgtgcttttccaaatcatgtccaattgaatttaccacatgtggactccaaggacaccacatcactatagtaccctccaagctcatcattaagcttaagTCCCTGGGTCTGTACCCTGCcttgtgcaattgggtcctggactttctgactggccgcccccaggtggtgaaggtaggaaacattgagtcgagacagcctacagggaggaggtgagggtgcTCGgagtcaggaaaacaacctctcactcaacctcaacaaaacaaaggagatgattgtgaacttcaggaaacCGCAGAGGAGCATTCTCTATCCACaccgacgggacagtagtgaaggtggaaagcttcaagttcctcggcatacacatcacggacaaactgaaatggtccgcCCATGCAGACATTGTGGTGAAGGAGGcgaaacagcgcctcttcaacctcaggaggctgaagaaattttacTTTGCACCTAAAACCTCACACACTTTTACAGACGCACAACTGAGAGCATCCTATCGGGCTGTACCACCGCCTGGTAGGCAACTGCACCGCcatcaaccgcagggctctccagtggGTTTTgcagtctgcacaatgcatcaccgagggcaaactacctgtcctccaggacacctacagcacctaatgtcacaggaaggccaaaaggatcatcatggacaacaaccacccgagccactgcctgttcacccttctaccatccagaaggcgaggtcagtacaagtgcatcaaagctgggaccgggagactgaaaaacagcttctatctcaaggccatcagactgttaaacagccatcactaaacacagaggctgctgcctaaatAGACtcaatcattggccactttaataaatggatcactcgtcactttaaataatgccactttaataatgtttatatatCTTACTTTACTCATTATGTTTGTACTCTATTTTATACTAtcacatcttgcctatgccgctcggccatcgctcatccatatatttatatgtacgtattcttattccatccctttacagttgtgcgtgtgtatgtgtgtgtatatatatatatatggtagttgtggaattgttagattacttgttagatagttccgacagtgcagtactatcagcacaagcatttcgctacactcacattattaacatctgctaatcaagttgtaggaacatctcaaggatgatcaaaggaaacaggatgcacctgagctcaattttgattctcatagcaaagaatctgaatacttttgtaaataaggtatttcattttttatatttttatatatatatatatatattgctttgtccgtatggggtattgtgtgtagattgaggaaaaatgcatttcatccattttagaataaggctgtaacgttacaaatGTGGGAAGTCGAGGGGTCCGGATAGTTTCTGTGTGTGCACTCACAAAAGTTtggacaactactcattcaagtgttttcttttctttttgctattttctacctTGTAGAATACTGGTGAAGACttcaaaaactatgaaataatacacatggaatcatgtagtaaccaaaagtgttaaacaaatcaaaatatatttgatattcttcaaagtagccaccctttgccttgatgacagttttgcacactcttggcattcttcaaccagcttcatgagttagtcaccttcaatgcatttcaattaataagTGTGCcttgttcatttgtggaatttctttctttccttaatgcttttgagccagtcagttgtgttgtgacaaggtaggggtggtatacagaagatagccctatttggtaaaataccaagttcatattatggcaagaacagctcaaataagcaaagagaaacaacaattTGGTTCTGTGTCAATGTTGTCCCATTCTTTCCTTAGGAGAGAAGCCCTTCAGCTGTGACCAGTGTAACATGTGCTTCATCCAGAAGTACCACATGGAGCGACACAAGAGGACCCACAGCGGAGAGAAGCCATACAGATGTGACACCTGCCAAcaggtcagtctgtcagtcagtcacaagGGTAACTCGGTTTTACCCTCAAGCAGAACAGATTGAAATTTAGTATTTCAATTACTTTCAAACACATTTCGAGGTaagtctttttttaaatgtagttgAATGTATTTGGAAATACTTGTAAAGTATTGTTGTGTATTTATTTTAAGTATTTTCAAGTACAAATATGTAGCCTTCAACACTCACAACAAATTTGGTTACTGATAAGCTCCTAAAATGGAACGCAGTACctgtacagtaagatgtacatgAAGTCAGAGTTCAGGGTCTCCGCCTTTTCAGCTCTGTATGGGATTCAACTGACAGCCTTTCTAAACCTGAGCACTATTCGCAACAAGAATATGCCCCCAACCCTCCCGCTAATTGGGCTCCTTTTACAAATGTTTTGTCTGAGTGAGGGCAATGCTGTAAATCAATGTGTTCTGAGACGTTGagaattattttaaaaaataccGCTTTGATGTCATGAAAGCAAACCACACGTccgtgagtccaaatgtgcatttcacatttccatatgATAAAACTTGTCATTTGTATATCAACATTTATGATCGCTTTGTTTAATGTACAGTTACGAGGATGACAtggcgtcataccctgggttcttctgaacagaatgagccggTGTTGGTCATATTGTAAAGAGAATGATCATGAGAACAAGCACCCAAATGCACTCATGACTCTATTCTATGCCCAACAGAAATACGATGTGTCTCTGAAGTTCTTTGTGAAAGTCTAGCACTGTAAGATCATATTTTATAACTTCGCTAGTAGCGATGGGCATTTGACATTTTTATGTTCGAGTAGTCAAGTACCTTTTAGAAATGGCCcacaatgggggggggggggggggggggggtgatggtCTAATTATCTATATGCCAACAGTGCGCAACAATGCCTCATTTATTACCATTACAGATAACGAATCCTAATTGCTAAATTGCCTCAGACTctgagtgtacaaagcattaggaacacctgctctttccatgacagactgaccaggtgaaagctaggatcccttattgatgtaattaatttaatccacttcaatcagtgtacatgaaggggaggagacattatataaggatttttaatccttgagacaattgagacatggattgtgtatgtgtgccattcagagggtgaataggcaagacaaaatattttttttgcctgtgaacgggtatggtagtaggtgccaatcACATTGAATTGAGGttaaaggggggtgcaactctatataaaggtgttcctaatgttttgtacagccAAGAAACGAAAAGTGCCATTTAAGATTCCCTTATTGAAAccgtaatatcaactggttatattatgcAACACGATCTTCACAAAGGTAGTCCCCTCAGTGGCGCTTGCTTGTAGAAGCCTATGGCTGTGCAATGGCATAGTCTTGTTTTGTTAATTTAGTAGACAATACCCTCTTATTTCCCGAGCCCATATTGCAGTCTAGACGCATCTGTTTTATAGTATAAAAAAcatgatataatataacagaATGAAATAGAACGGAATAGTGCGAGGTGACGCGCATCTCGTGTCTGGAACAGTTATTCTCAGAGTTAATTTGAAACGGGTTGAAAGACAAAGTCTTTCAGGGTTACAAACAAATGTCCTTTTCAATATACCGTTCGATTTGGCCTGTTCTTTTGGAATTTTCTAAATGGAATAACAATTCCACTTTGAACTGGGGGGGTGAAATATGCTGGAGTAGGCCTAGGGATAATGATTCTGATGAATATACGCTCTTTGTCAAACTAATGTTTTTGTATAGGGGGTTAAAGCTTAAGCTAACCAATTCTAAATGGCACTAGCAGTTCGCAAAGTAGGGTCCCCGCAGCCATAAACCCTGGCTttttgtacgatttctcttaaaagCTGATTTTAAATCTAACTTTAACCACATTGTTAAATTTATGCCTAATCCGAACCTTAAATGAAGAGCAAAAATGTAATTTGTGTTTCTGTATTATTTAAATAGgccattttgactttgtggctgtggtaactagtgacaattTCAATTATTCCAAAAAATGCAGCTCATTGTTGGAACACATTTCCTTACTTCAGTCAACCAGTCCATTTGTGTGTGGCTACATGGATACactagttagacctctcactaaaacCCTTGTCATTTTTTTTGTTTGATGCACCTAACCCCAAGTCTCATGAATATTCTTACCATGTTACTGAATGTAACCAGTGTTATTTCAGATTTCTTTCATTGACAAATGCTGCAAAAAGtatagtaaatgtaaaatgcacataaaaaaaagtgtaatgtttggattcagtcttgaaGTCCGGTAAGGTGAACTGTTGTGGATTTCCAAAGTGTTCTCTTTCATTTGCTACCATGATTATACATATGCTTCTCATATTTCTTCCGTTAACGTTTCTATTTGCATATTTCTTCCGGTAAAAACATTGTGcccctatccatataggccaatgGAAAAAGGTTTAAGTACTAAATACACTTGAACCAAGGTCTGCTTGGTCCTAGGTGTATTTGATATAATGTATTTGGAAGTAAGTATTTGAAAATAGTTTTGTCCATTTATAGgaatttatttgaaaatactACATAATATGTCAAATAGAAGTAACTGATTTGGCCacattatttgaaaatacttAAATACACATGTTCTATGTATTTTAGTAACATACTTGAATACGCATTTATTTGATCCCAGGTCCGATTGACAATAGTTATTGATGTCAGTTCTTGATGTTTGCAGTTTATCTCAATCTAGCATGTGTTTGCTCAAAATGTCATGGGTGTTCCACACTGTTGGACGCTTGCTATGTGCTCTGTCATCAGACATTTCAAACCATAACACTTGGTCAAGagccaaatcaaattttatttgtcacatacacatggttagcagatgttaatgcgagggtagcgaaatgcttgtgcttctagttccgacaatgcagtaataaccaacgagtaatctaacctaacaattccacaactacaaccttatacacacaagtgtaaagggataaagaatatgtacataaagatatatgaatgagtgatggtacagaacggcataggcaagatgcagtagatggtatagtgtacagtatatacatatgagatgagtaatgtatggtatataaacataaagtggcatagtttaaagtggccagtgatacatgtattacataaagcaCTTTGGGTGCATCTAACAGTGGACCGATGCATCTTGCTGTCGTTGAGCCATTTGCTCAATCCAGTGACTAGAAAGTTTTCAAATACTCTGCACCCCCCTGTTCCCCTGTAGTTTTTCTCGAGGACAGACCGGTTACTGAAGCACAAGCGGACCTGCGGAGAAGCCATAAAGAAGGGCCCGGACCCCAGCATGTTGGAGCTTGCCCACGGGGACATGGGCCAGGGCAACTACTCACTCACTCAGGGAAACGCTACCGCCACCTCTGCATGCAAGAGGGGCAAGTCCAAAAACGCAGGCGAGGGCGGTGATCGTAAGCGTAAGAAGGCTGCTGCCACCACCGCGTCGTCCGGGGGCCTGCAGGACTACGGAATGGAGTGTTCCGACCCCAGCCTGCAGGGCCGCACACCCAAGCTGGTGTTCAAGAAGGCTAAGAAGGGCCTCGTCCCCATGGAGGACGGGGGGCAGAAGCTGCTGTCTCAGAAGCAGGGCTCCATGGAGCTGGCGGGGGGCTCAGGGCTAGATGCCATGGTCCTCCTCCAGGGCTCCTCCAGCGGAGGGGCAAAACGAGGCCCATCAGCCACAAGCAACAACTACGATGACGCCATGCAGTTTGTGAAGAAGCGGCGCTACCTCCAACACGTGGCCAGCAACGACTATGCGGCGCCCTCCCTCCACATGGGCCAGTCCCATGCCAGCAGCGTGATCCAAGGCTCGCTGGGACACCACAACGAGCCCACCCTCACCATGCTGGACACTTCGCCCCTGGACCTCAAGCACCACGACAAGTCGGTCATCCCGGACGAAGTGCTCCAGAGCCTGCTGGACCACTACAGCCACAAGTCGGATGGCacgcaccaccaccaccacgacgTGACCTTTGACCTCTCGGACCACAGCGTCCCGCACCACGTGACCCTGCAGCCAGCGGCCCCTGTCACCCCAGAGCTGGACGACGACTCGCCCAGTGGCGGCGACAAGCAGGTGGTCATGAGTGAGTACTCCAAGTTCCTTCTGCAGGCCCTGGAGCGCACCAGCCACAGCGGGCCCTTCTCCACGCTGGGACCCAGCGGGCCCTTCCCTTTGCTCTCCAGCCCTACGGGGCCCCTCTTCTCCGATAAGCATGTCTACACTACGTCTCCGCTGGAGTGCGGCTACCCGCCCGCCGACTCCTCGCCACTGCCcatcccctccatctcttcttcttcctcctccttgtcttCCTCTAAGTCCCACTACAGCATGGTGGTGGGCTCCCCCTCCCAGCCGGCCTTCCACCTCAGTGGCCTGGAGGCGGCTGGCCACCAGCAGCTCATCCCCTCTCAGGAGCTCACAGAGCAGCTGGAGAAGCAGCACCACTCCCCTGCGTTCCAGCTCACGCCCCAGGAGCTGACGGCCGCCGGTGGAGCCCCCAAGGAGCAGGGGGCCAAGGGCAACGGGAGAAACGGCAGCTACTCCGACCTGGACACGCCCAAGGAAATGGACCTGCGGGCCACCTACCAGATCGAGAACTTCGCCCAGGCCTTTGGTTCCCAATTTAAGTCGGGCCGCCGCACCCCGCTGGGCTACAGCACTGGGGCCGAGGTCGACCACCGAATACGAACTCCCGTGTCAGAATTCTCAGGGTATACCAGTTTGTTAGCTGACGTCAGCGAGCCAGTAAGTACAGGATCGAAAACCCCAACAAGCCAAAGTTTCAGGTAAGGGTTAAAACGAGGTGAACCTAGTTGCGGGTCTTGTGTTTTTCTTTGTGTCCCTATACCCTTCTACATTTTGTTCTTGTAGCGAGgtcaatttattttttaaacactgCCATTAAATGTTGATAACGAGAACTCTAC
This DNA window, taken from Oncorhynchus nerka isolate Pitt River linkage group LG23, Oner_Uvic_2.0, whole genome shotgun sequence, encodes the following:
- the znf281b gene encoding zinc finger protein 281b — encoded protein: MSIIQDKLGNEFLRGNGGMDPNFAPGMLMFSHLPPVTSFTRLASQSVMGGDLPQEMILKKERDSPPNAHGFLHGMGIKQERMSELDYRMPLYSGAGGGGGGLGGSCGGGGVGKGNEMLEMQFGGGHHHNHQNMLLHDLSLGNVRMGEPMSGRPEKGPKETSGRRRKSNSDGEGKARRKRGEPKAMMLDGEGTGLSPNSKPHICEHCNAAFRSSYHLRRHVLIHTGERPFRCSQCNMSFIQKYLLQRHEKIHSGEKPFSCDQCNMCFIQKYHMERHKRTHSGEKPYRCDTCQQFFSRTDRLLKHKRTCGEAIKKGPDPSMLELAHGDMGQGNYSLTQGNATATSACKRGKSKNAGEGGDRKRKKAAATTASSGGLQDYGMECSDPSLQGRTPKLVFKKAKKGLVPMEDGGQKLLSQKQGSMELAGGSGLDAMVLLQGSSSGGAKRGPSATSNNYDDAMQFVKKRRYLQHVASNDYAAPSLHMGQSHASSVIQGSLGHHNEPTLTMLDTSPLDLKHHDKSVIPDEVLQSLLDHYSHKSDGTHHHHHDVTFDLSDHSVPHHVTLQPAAPVTPELDDDSPSGGDKQVVMSEYSKFLLQALERTSHSGPFSTLGPSGPFPLLSSPTGPLFSDKHVYTTSPLECGYPPADSSPLPIPSISSSSSSLSSSKSHYSMVVGSPSQPAFHLSGLEAAGHQQLIPSQELTEQLEKQHHSPAFQLTPQELTAAGGAPKEQGAKGNGRNGSYSDLDTPKEMDLRATYQIENFAQAFGSQFKSGRRTPLGYSTGAEVDHRIRTPVSEFSGYTSLLADVSEPVSTGSKTPTSQSFR